A portion of the Candidatus Hydrogenedentota bacterium genome contains these proteins:
- a CDS encoding tetratricopeptide repeat protein, whose translation MDTLLDMESSLRTASEPRMPESPAQPLMLADAGPTGIPAAPIPLRPESLTEGTVIPAQAGIQEGGTGVPPVVSAPQGASPVPSPTLPQLPPTPEGLASKLAQSEGVVPNLNLAITPATNRLKGKLEEHPQPTAAAKPSAKVDYAPVPRTAKALPSAEDFLKRLDHPEPLQAKVKVAQLGDAPPAPRVSSHHYLTHPEVSPAAPELIAANELLLAGDFLGALFKTLDVMDQYTHTPPVLDAQTQFNDIFNALIRKEEGGDSAPFQVVEAGLPQGNEALLNRFRSVESRYALIEFFQHRMLQGQKADNAESARTYADQTMDLADRTMQQDSAHPLQSDIMHYYYDTAVYMGGETYDRCVAYLQNVVRQGEPSIARWTGRLLLAEVYTLTEDNPAERTLVFGGLIDELESAGVQAALEDSGVYVWLQAAIESEVGQAWYALADFDRAAEHFNRTLQYPKGSEAKAASMYLLADIAARQNPYDPEIAIAKYQEFLTRFPKDANADAGLLNMASLYHAYGDYPQALQLYGEVLERYGDTRSAPAARQAIEYILANQQDTVEVASTRAPQSEGKGELAMHCGPQALQKLLELKGIASTVEELATLAGTDGTGTTMAALSRAADAKGLPLTGIQANDLAEVSIPFVALLDGNHFVLVSQVAGEQLRIYDSGQPESALNLATFAKRWAGQALVLGNSVPPIAKALPPAAMEELRGGGGPVSIPPDLPKSSVGIPTIGVNSPGVNAEIDPFTTSLNLNELDLSLKTRGASGLAFSRSYRAEKGSPRTETSSTAKWWENNIGLGWSHSYNLHLRTSGGATPGTVLYWDAQGIYRTYTLDSTAGGYNIYKRSATANPDELANVLKRNTTTLAFTLETGSGSRIEFSPSTTSGDFIARVESLVDAMGNTVTFTYDNASVALGKLTKVQSPAGDAQHLAFTYSGNLITKVELKKNSTVLNSVSFAYNGSSELVTVTDHAAKTVEYEYGTSGSLSGSRFITKITNKRGVETDFAWAFGLNSLSLYEAHKIEVDNVDGLTTVYDRSITTNASTNTNWDGATLLAKQVKTPVTGDTSLSRYSDYYIDSTTYERWTNTYDADRNLTEVTAPGSVDYAEYTYNAVGQALTASNGTGPVTEYEYDPSGLWVESTIDGAGIETVNEYDANHNLEKTTHPSLDAAGIQHEYDAYGQVTKDISPTGVETVYTYDTLGRLEETVQDPSGLAITTSYVYDDLGNMIEMTDPRGEVTEYEYGGPGCGGCGGGSKLIKKTDALSHETEWIYNADGLLETTIDAAGIETDYTYDSMNRLTTITRPAGSTITSTIAYNALGQVASRTDFGGNITSYDYDHMGRAVKVTDAVGDIDYAYDSLGQLVTVSDSLGHETTNTYDSAFRLTKVTDEIGKEIHYFYDAAGRKESVGAGTSGTVDPTTYAYSSTTGQVESVEYGTSTYTANYEYDGEGRLVKLTDWLDAVDGLRYGYDAVGRLETITDYDDSVLTYTYDNAGNVLSIVDYHGNTTAYTYNDIGQLATLTAPGSKVWTYTYDTGNRLAQVDIPNGMHTEYTYDTSGRQNSIHHKDGTTVKQGFDYTFDDGGNITRIDQEDGSYWEYDYDGRDRLTDAIRGNHATPTILATYEYTYDDADNMLTKKVPWYDDFEDGNHTGWSGNTANYTVSGGVLKNTLDTTVRDLYLSETDADHDLSFDYVRYSSTGRVDVYLRTIDGNNRLYLELNPGNIKLQQVDGGTSSTLATYTTTVAQNTWYKLRANLDGTSVKIYWGAEGEDFNEIISTTTTKTTTVRAAYFRAQANSEHGFDNIQLIAGTRSTTEAFTYNNANEQITHAKNGVTTTMTYDDWGRLATRDDGTHDATYAYRYGGKLYSVTSDFPGEGNVTYETGGDGNRRSRDDGTSFTWYNWKKDQAIQEEGQGTGLGDGPLLKTHMKGQADILGSSPASGTYNYLATDHLGSTRSAYNASRIELGTADFVPFGASHDNTLPVSVDSVYGGHEYDARVNLYHAQYRDYSIDSSRWLARDPQGMVDGPNVYVYAGENPVTRVDISGGEWSSYDFVWWYYFGWGQSINLKDVGLLDNYRAHHLVKKFVNAQKRDLTTRATQFADRLAFKCFVTEGLRWASGSVGNSGSQGIDVARGPGSVDNPYTNPLWSIGWHRLYQNGRCSVVLDCRTRKYTYQCSSNFSFNDSFRDPTGYGFEMGIGIPYDIHANWNEQWSGSGTASPIITAN comes from the coding sequence TTGGACACCCTGCTCGACATGGAGTCCTCCCTGCGCACCGCGTCCGAGCCCCGAATGCCGGAATCCCCCGCGCAACCTCTTATGCTGGCCGACGCCGGTCCCACAGGTATTCCCGCAGCCCCCATTCCCCTCCGTCCCGAATCGCTTACCGAGGGTACTGTCATTCCCGCACAAGCGGGAATCCAGGAAGGTGGCACAGGCGTCCCGCCTGTGGTTTCAGCGCCGCAAGGCGCGTCTCCGGTGCCCAGTCCCACCTTACCCCAACTCCCGCCCACGCCCGAAGGCCTCGCATCCAAACTCGCCCAATCCGAAGGCGTAGTCCCCAACCTGAACCTCGCCATCACCCCCGCGACCAATCGCCTCAAAGGCAAACTGGAAGAGCACCCGCAGCCCACCGCCGCCGCGAAGCCCAGCGCGAAAGTCGACTACGCGCCCGTGCCCCGCACCGCGAAAGCCCTGCCGAGCGCCGAAGACTTTCTCAAGCGCTTGGACCATCCCGAGCCGCTCCAGGCCAAGGTTAAAGTAGCCCAGCTAGGTGACGCGCCGCCCGCACCCCGGGTCAGTTCCCACCACTACCTCACCCACCCGGAAGTCTCGCCCGCCGCGCCCGAGCTCATCGCGGCCAACGAATTGCTCCTCGCGGGCGACTTCCTCGGCGCGCTCTTCAAAACCCTCGACGTGATGGATCAATACACCCACACGCCCCCCGTGCTCGATGCCCAGACCCAGTTCAACGACATTTTCAACGCCCTGATCCGCAAAGAGGAAGGGGGTGATTCCGCGCCCTTCCAAGTGGTCGAAGCGGGCCTGCCCCAGGGCAACGAGGCCCTGCTGAATCGCTTCCGCTCCGTGGAAAGCCGCTACGCCCTCATCGAGTTCTTCCAGCACCGCATGCTCCAGGGACAAAAGGCCGATAATGCCGAAAGCGCCCGCACCTACGCCGACCAGACCATGGATCTGGCGGATCGCACGATGCAGCAGGATAGCGCCCACCCGCTCCAGAGCGACATCATGCACTACTACTACGACACGGCGGTATACATGGGCGGCGAGACCTACGACCGCTGCGTGGCCTACCTGCAAAACGTCGTTCGGCAGGGCGAGCCCTCCATCGCCCGGTGGACCGGTCGCCTCCTGCTGGCCGAGGTCTACACCCTCACCGAAGACAACCCCGCCGAGCGCACCCTCGTCTTTGGCGGCCTGATCGACGAACTGGAAAGCGCGGGCGTGCAGGCAGCATTGGAAGACTCCGGTGTCTACGTCTGGCTCCAGGCTGCCATCGAATCCGAAGTGGGTCAGGCGTGGTATGCCCTCGCCGACTTTGACCGCGCCGCGGAACACTTCAACCGCACCCTTCAATACCCCAAAGGCTCGGAGGCCAAGGCCGCTTCCATGTATCTGCTGGCCGATATCGCGGCCCGCCAGAACCCCTACGACCCGGAAATCGCCATCGCCAAGTACCAGGAGTTCTTGACGCGCTTCCCGAAGGATGCGAATGCCGACGCGGGCCTGCTGAACATGGCGAGCCTCTATCACGCCTACGGCGACTATCCCCAGGCCCTCCAGCTCTATGGCGAAGTCCTGGAGCGCTACGGCGACACCCGTTCTGCTCCCGCCGCGCGACAGGCCATAGAGTACATCCTGGCGAATCAGCAGGATACCGTGGAAGTCGCCTCCACCAGAGCGCCGCAGTCCGAGGGCAAAGGCGAACTCGCCATGCACTGCGGACCCCAGGCCCTGCAAAAGTTGCTGGAATTGAAAGGTATCGCGAGCACTGTGGAAGAGCTTGCGACCCTGGCCGGAACCGACGGTACTGGCACCACTATGGCAGCCCTCTCCCGCGCGGCGGATGCAAAAGGACTCCCCCTCACGGGCATTCAGGCCAACGATCTTGCCGAAGTGTCGATACCCTTCGTCGCGCTGCTGGATGGCAACCACTTCGTCCTTGTCTCTCAAGTCGCGGGTGAACAACTGCGCATCTACGATTCCGGACAACCCGAGTCCGCGCTGAATCTCGCCACCTTCGCGAAGCGCTGGGCGGGCCAGGCCCTGGTGTTGGGCAACAGTGTTCCACCGATTGCGAAGGCGCTCCCACCGGCCGCGATGGAAGAATTGCGAGGAGGCGGGGGGCCGGTCAGCATCCCACCTGATCTGCCCAAATCTTCCGTTGGAATACCAACGATTGGAGTGAATTCTCCCGGAGTAAATGCCGAGATTGATCCATTTACGACGTCGCTGAATCTGAACGAGTTAGACTTGTCGCTCAAAACACGGGGTGCTTCGGGACTCGCCTTTAGTCGCAGCTACCGCGCGGAGAAAGGCTCCCCTCGTACGGAGACATCGAGTACCGCTAAGTGGTGGGAGAATAATATCGGCCTTGGATGGTCCCACAGTTATAACCTGCATTTGCGCACGTCTGGCGGGGCAACGCCGGGTACCGTGCTCTATTGGGACGCTCAGGGTATTTACCGGACCTACACCCTCGATTCCACTGCGGGCGGTTACAATATCTATAAGCGCTCCGCGACTGCGAATCCAGATGAGCTAGCCAACGTGCTGAAACGCAATACCACCACGTTGGCCTTCACGCTGGAAACAGGCAGTGGATCAAGAATCGAGTTTAGTCCTTCCACCACGTCGGGGGACTTCATCGCCCGCGTCGAATCCCTTGTGGACGCGATGGGGAATACTGTTACCTTTACATACGACAATGCCAGCGTGGCCTTGGGAAAATTGACCAAAGTACAGTCTCCGGCGGGAGATGCCCAACACCTGGCCTTCACCTACAGCGGCAACCTCATCACAAAGGTGGAGTTGAAGAAGAACAGCACCGTACTCAATTCGGTATCCTTTGCTTACAACGGATCCAGCGAATTGGTTACCGTCACCGACCACGCCGCAAAGACGGTGGAGTACGAGTACGGCACCAGCGGTAGTTTGTCTGGATCGCGTTTTATCACCAAAATTACGAACAAGAGGGGCGTGGAAACGGACTTCGCTTGGGCCTTTGGGCTGAACAGTCTTTCGCTCTACGAGGCCCATAAGATAGAAGTCGACAATGTGGACGGTCTCACCACAGTCTACGACAGAAGCATTACAACAAATGCGTCCACAAACACCAACTGGGATGGCGCGACATTACTTGCGAAGCAGGTGAAAACGCCGGTGACCGGAGACACGAGTCTTTCGCGATATTCCGACTACTACATTGATTCTACTACCTATGAACGCTGGACCAACACCTACGACGCAGATCGTAATCTAACAGAGGTGACAGCGCCCGGCAGCGTGGACTACGCGGAGTATACCTACAACGCTGTAGGCCAGGCACTTACGGCAAGCAACGGTACGGGGCCCGTGACGGAATACGAGTACGACCCATCAGGTCTCTGGGTTGAAAGCACCATCGATGGGGCGGGTATCGAAACCGTCAATGAGTACGACGCAAACCATAACCTCGAAAAGACGACCCATCCTTCTCTGGACGCTGCGGGCATCCAGCACGAATATGATGCCTATGGTCAGGTTACCAAGGACATAAGCCCGACAGGAGTGGAGACTGTCTATACGTACGATACTTTGGGCCGACTGGAGGAAACAGTACAGGATCCCTCTGGACTCGCCATTACCACAAGTTATGTGTACGATGATCTCGGCAATATGATTGAAATGACAGATCCGCGCGGGGAGGTGACGGAATACGAATATGGTGGTCCCGGCTGCGGTGGCTGTGGCGGCGGTTCGAAATTGATAAAGAAGACCGACGCCCTAAGCCATGAGACCGAGTGGATCTACAACGCGGACGGCCTCTTGGAGACCACCATTGACGCGGCGGGTATCGAGACCGACTACACTTACGACAGCATGAATCGCCTCACGACGATTACTCGCCCGGCGGGCAGCACCATCACCTCCACCATTGCCTACAACGCGTTGGGCCAGGTGGCTTCGCGCACGGATTTCGGCGGTAACATAACAAGCTACGACTATGATCACATGGGCCGGGCAGTCAAAGTGACGGATGCCGTGGGTGATATTGACTACGCCTACGACAGCCTCGGCCAGTTGGTTACGGTAAGCGATTCGCTCGGCCACGAGACAACCAACACCTATGATTCCGCGTTTCGTCTGACCAAGGTGACGGACGAAATCGGCAAGGAGATCCACTACTTCTATGATGCGGCTGGTCGCAAGGAATCGGTTGGTGCGGGCACTTCGGGCACGGTAGATCCAACGACCTATGCCTACAGCAGCACCACGGGGCAGGTTGAATCCGTGGAGTATGGAACGAGCACCTACACCGCGAACTACGAGTATGACGGCGAAGGTCGCCTGGTAAAGCTGACGGATTGGCTGGATGCCGTGGACGGGCTTCGCTATGGCTATGACGCCGTGGGCCGTCTTGAGACAATAACGGATTATGATGACTCCGTGCTCACTTACACTTACGACAACGCGGGGAATGTGTTGTCCATAGTGGACTACCACGGCAACACCACCGCTTATACCTATAACGACATCGGCCAACTGGCGACACTCACCGCGCCGGGCAGCAAGGTTTGGACCTACACCTATGATACGGGAAACCGACTGGCGCAGGTCGACATCCCCAATGGTATGCACACGGAATACACCTACGACACGTCGGGCCGACAGAACTCCATCCACCACAAGGACGGGACCACGGTCAAGCAGGGCTTCGACTATACCTTCGATGATGGCGGCAACATCACCCGCATCGACCAGGAGGATGGTTCCTATTGGGAATATGACTACGACGGTCGCGACCGCTTGACCGATGCCATTCGGGGCAACCATGCCACACCCACCATCCTGGCGACCTATGAATACACCTATGACGATGCCGACAACATGCTGACGAAAAAAGTCCCGTGGTATGACGACTTCGAGGATGGCAATCACACCGGCTGGTCGGGGAACACGGCGAACTATACCGTATCGGGCGGGGTATTGAAGAACACCCTTGATACGACGGTGCGCGACCTGTACCTGAGCGAGACGGATGCCGACCACGATCTGAGCTTCGATTATGTCCGCTACAGTAGCACCGGACGCGTGGATGTTTATCTTCGCACCATCGACGGGAACAACCGTCTCTATTTGGAGTTGAATCCAGGCAATATCAAATTGCAACAGGTAGACGGAGGCACTTCCTCTACGCTTGCAACTTACACTACAACGGTGGCCCAGAATACCTGGTATAAACTCCGGGCCAACTTGGACGGAACCTCGGTGAAAATCTACTGGGGTGCGGAAGGGGAGGACTTCAACGAGATCATCTCGACCACCACGACGAAGACCACCACAGTGCGCGCGGCTTACTTCCGCGCCCAGGCCAACTCCGAGCATGGCTTCGACAACATCCAGCTCATCGCGGGCACCCGAAGCACCACGGAAGCCTTCACCTACAACAACGCCAACGAGCAAATCACCCACGCGAAGAACGGCGTTACCACCACCATGACCTATGACGACTGGGGCCGTCTGGCGACCCGAGACGACGGCACCCACGACGCTACCTATGCCTATCGCTACGGCGGTAAGCTCTACAGCGTCACGAGCGACTTCCCCGGAGAAGGGAATGTGACCTACGAGACGGGCGGCGATGGGAACAGGAGATCGCGCGATGATGGAACTAGCTTTACTTGGTACAATTGGAAAAAAGACCAGGCAATACAAGAGGAAGGGCAAGGAACCGGGCTTGGTGATGGTCCATTGCTAAAGACACACATGAAGGGACAAGCCGATATTCTTGGAAGCAGTCCCGCGTCAGGCACGTACAATTATCTAGCGACAGACCACCTAGGTTCCACGCGGAGTGCGTACAATGCTTCAAGAATCGAATTGGGCACCGCAGATTTTGTTCCCTTCGGAGCCAGCCACGACAACACTTTGCCAGTAAGTGTTGATTCAGTATATGGGGGGCATGAATATGATGCGAGGGTAAATCTTTACCATGCTCAATACCGAGATTATTCCATAGATTCTTCACGTTGGCTTGCACGTGATCCCCAAGGTATGGTTGATGGACCTAACGTCTATGTCTACGCGGGTGAGAATCCTGTTACGAGAGTAGATATTAGCGGGGGAGAGTGGAGTAGTTATGACTTTGTATGGTGGTACTATTTTGGATGGGGTCAAAGCATAAACCTAAAGGATGTCGGGCTGCTGGATAACTATAGAGCTCACCACTTGGTGAAAAAATTTGTTAATGCACAAAAGCGTGACTTGACAACTCGCGCAACGCAATTTGCCGATAGGCTTGCCTTCAAGTGCTTTGTTACTGAGGGGTTGCGATGGGCTAGCGGCTCGGTAGGTAATTCTGGGAGCCAGGGGATAGATGTCGCAAGGGGGCCTGGCAGTGTTGATAACCCCTATACAAATCCATTGTGGTCCATTGGTTGGCATCGCCTTTATCAAAATGGCAGATGCTCAGTTGTGTTAGACTGCAGAACGAGAAAATATACCTATCAGTGCAGTTCAAATTTTAGCTTTAACGATAGTTTCCGAGATCCGACAGGATATGGGTTCGAAATGGGTATTGGAATACCCTACGACATACATGCCAATTGGAACGAACAATGGAGTGGAAGTGGAACTGCTTCGCCGATTATTACTGCCAACTAA